The proteins below come from a single Flavobacterium lindanitolerans genomic window:
- a CDS encoding 2,3-butanediol dehydrogenase, with protein sequence MANMKAARWHAAKDIRVEETTVPSPGKNQVQIEVQFAGICGSDLHEYTHGPMLIPFDKPYPLNGHQGVTTLGHEFAGIVNEVGENVKNIKKGDRVVVEPIFKNPESPFIANGQYNLSEPLGFVGLTSNGGFAKYTVVEDYMVHKIPDSMSFEQGALVEPAAVAVYAVLQSGLKIGQSCVIFGAGPIGLLCVQAAIAAGATTVVVVDVAEKRLEKALSIGASYVINGKSENIPQQVRDLTNGGADIFLDAAGVQATFNAGLASLKNGGTAVLVALFGKPVSHDAFTQVVREITIKGIIAYRNIFPEVINLIATGRMPVEKLVTSKIKLDNIVKDGFEALVTNPSEVKILVDINN encoded by the coding sequence ATGGCAAATATGAAAGCAGCCCGCTGGCATGCGGCTAAAGATATCCGGGTAGAAGAAACAACAGTGCCGTCACCCGGAAAGAATCAGGTACAGATAGAAGTGCAATTTGCGGGAATTTGTGGTTCCGACCTCCATGAATATACACACGGACCAATGTTGATTCCTTTTGATAAGCCTTATCCGCTTAACGGACATCAGGGAGTGACAACATTGGGTCATGAGTTTGCGGGAATCGTAAACGAAGTGGGCGAAAATGTGAAGAACATAAAAAAAGGTGACAGGGTTGTAGTCGAACCTATTTTTAAAAATCCCGAAAGTCCTTTTATAGCGAATGGACAGTATAATCTTTCAGAACCACTCGGGTTTGTTGGATTGACTTCTAATGGAGGTTTTGCAAAATATACGGTTGTCGAGGATTATATGGTGCATAAAATTCCGGATTCTATGAGCTTTGAGCAGGGAGCATTAGTAGAACCTGCGGCCGTGGCGGTTTATGCGGTTTTGCAAAGCGGTCTTAAAATAGGGCAGTCCTGTGTTATTTTTGGAGCAGGACCTATTGGCCTTTTATGTGTGCAGGCGGCAATTGCGGCAGGAGCAACAACGGTTGTGGTGGTTGACGTGGCTGAAAAACGTTTGGAAAAAGCACTTTCTATAGGAGCCAGTTATGTAATTAACGGAAAAAGCGAAAATATTCCGCAGCAAGTAAGAGACCTGACAAATGGAGGTGCCGATATTTTTCTGGATGCGGCAGGTGTACAGGCAACATTTAACGCCGGACTGGCCAGTTTGAAAAACGGGGGAACGGCTGTTTTGGTTGCTTTGTTTGGAAAACCGGTAAGCCATGATGCCTTTACACAGGTTGTCCGAGAAATTACTATTAAAGGAATTATCGCCTACAGAAATATTTTCCCGGAAGTAATAAATCTTATTGCTACTGGAAGGATGCCGGTTGAAAAATTAGTAACCAGTAAAATAAAACTCGACAATATAGTGAAAGATGGTTTTGAAGCTCTTGTGACCAATCCATCCGAAGTAAAAATATTAGTTGACATTAATAATTAA
- a CDS encoding DUF779 domain-containing protein: protein MATKRVLATEKAKEVIARLKAEYGELIFHQSGGCCEGSYPHCFEKGGFLIGSNDVCIGEIEGCKFYMAGDQFEYWKHTQLTLDAMEGRAASFSLESVLDVGFFIHSRLYTEEEAKDLEPVERFN, encoded by the coding sequence ATGGCTACAAAAAGAGTACTGGCTACCGAAAAAGCCAAAGAAGTAATAGCACGGCTAAAAGCAGAATATGGTGAATTGATTTTTCACCAAAGCGGAGGCTGTTGTGAAGGTTCCTATCCGCATTGTTTTGAAAAAGGCGGTTTTTTGATTGGTTCCAACGATGTGTGCATTGGAGAAATTGAAGGTTGTAAGTTTTATATGGCTGGCGACCAGTTTGAATATTGGAAGCATACCCAACTCACTTTGGATGCTATGGAAGGCAGGGCGGCCAGTTTTTCCCTTGAATCCGTTTTGGATGTCGGCTTTTTTATCCATTCCCGATTGTATACAGAAGAAGAAGCCAAAGATTTGGAACCCGTAGAACGGTTTAATTAA
- a CDS encoding AraC family transcriptional regulator — protein MALKNGIILNAPELSKENSLKTLVENRTIHTLNHCELNLFETYQEAQLVPLKFNDLVVTSMLRGKKVMHLFDKEGFDYLPGETVIVPSNVEMKIDFPEASKQNPTQCLALALDHSKISEILNLLNEKYPKGQDEYWQLNANNYFFYNNIELAASIQKLIKVCLSNSVTKDIIADLTLQEMLIQIIQLQTQKGAQDNTLTDSNPTLSPIIAYIKANINNNINMKKLSDVACMSTTAFHRFFKRELGITPVEFILQEKIKMAKALLSGQNIHVNEVSYELGFEDSNYFIRLFKKHEGITPKQYQKLTVN, from the coding sequence ATGGCTTTAAAAAACGGAATAATTCTCAATGCTCCCGAACTTTCCAAAGAAAATTCTTTAAAGACACTGGTTGAAAACCGGACAATACATACTTTGAATCATTGTGAACTGAACCTGTTTGAAACTTATCAGGAAGCTCAGCTGGTTCCTTTAAAATTTAATGATTTGGTTGTGACCAGCATGTTGAGAGGCAAAAAGGTAATGCATCTGTTTGATAAGGAAGGATTTGATTATCTTCCGGGTGAAACCGTTATTGTTCCCTCCAATGTAGAGATGAAAATTGATTTTCCTGAAGCTTCCAAACAAAATCCAACCCAATGCCTTGCCCTCGCTTTAGATCATTCCAAAATCAGCGAAATATTAAATCTGCTTAATGAAAAATACCCTAAAGGTCAGGATGAATACTGGCAGCTAAATGCCAATAATTATTTTTTCTATAACAATATAGAATTGGCAGCTTCCATACAAAAACTGATTAAAGTTTGCCTAAGCAATTCTGTAACCAAAGACATTATAGCCGATTTGACCTTACAGGAAATGCTGATTCAAATCATACAGCTACAGACCCAAAAAGGAGCCCAGGACAACACTCTTACAGATTCCAATCCGACACTTTCTCCCATTATAGCCTACATCAAGGCAAATATCAATAACAATATCAATATGAAAAAACTATCGGATGTAGCCTGTATGAGTACAACTGCCTTCCATCGTTTTTTCAAAAGAGAACTGGGAATCACTCCTGTTGAATTTATCCTCCAGGAAAAAATAAAAATGGCAAAAGCCCTTTTAAGTGGGCAGAATATCCATGTAAATGAAGTTTCGTATGAACTGGGTTTTGAAGACAGCAATTACTTCATACGCCTGTTCAAAAAACACGAAGGAATTACCCCAAAACAATATCAAAAACTTACCGTTAATTAA
- a CDS encoding DUF2809 domain-containing protein codes for MKRQSRLLYFLLLSGTIVLGLLSRFIKTIPLFIGDMLYAIMIYFLVRFLFPKARTKTTVLISLLVCYIIETLQLYQADWIVSIRATTLGRLILGQGFLWSDILAYTFGIGIVFMIENILKSSRNRQQKR; via the coding sequence ATGAAAAGACAATCCCGGTTATTATACTTTTTACTCTTATCAGGAACAATCGTTCTGGGACTGTTATCCCGATTTATAAAAACGATTCCCCTGTTTATAGGCGACATGCTTTATGCCATCATGATATACTTTCTGGTACGGTTTCTTTTTCCAAAAGCCAGAACCAAAACAACGGTTTTAATTTCACTTTTGGTTTGTTATATTATAGAGACGTTGCAATTGTATCAGGCCGATTGGATAGTCAGTATCCGTGCTACCACTTTAGGTCGTCTTATATTAGGGCAAGGATTTTTATGGAGCGATATTCTTGCCTATACTTTTGGAATCGGGATTGTTTTTATGATTGAAAATATTTTAAAAAGTTCACGCAACCGTCAGCAAAAACGTTAA
- the purL gene encoding phosphoribosylformylglycinamidine synthase, with amino-acid sequence MIHFFGNESNTVFAVQTQNELSAQDISKLNWLFGNTHKIEKSVLADFFVGPRAAMITPWSTNAVEITQNMGIEGIIRIEEFKKVTTDFSDFDPMLSQKYSELGQEIYSINIQPEPILEIEDIAGFNTKEGLALSKEEVDYLENLSKKLGRKLTDSEVFGFSQVNSEHCRHKIFNGTFIIDGEEKPSSLFKLIKKTSAENPNDIVSAYKDNVAFLKGPKVQQFAPKSADKPDFYETKDFDSVISLKAETHNFPTTVEPFNGAATGSGGEIRDRLAGGQGSLPLAGTAVYMTSYSRLEENRPWEKAMEERKWLYQTPMDILIKASNGASDFGNKFGQPLITGSVLTFEHEEENNPSSVQNSGRVDKLGYDKVIMLAGGIGYGKQDQAIKQKPKTGDKIVILGGENYRIGMGGAAVSSADTGAFSSGIELNAIQRSNPEMQKRAANAIRGLVESDANPIVSIHDHGAGGHLNCLSELVEETGGLIDLDKLPVGDPTLSAKEIIGNESQERMGLVIGQKDIDTLQRIADRERSPMYQVGDVTGNHRFTFESKTTGAKPMDFALEDMFGSSPKMVMTDTTVNRNYTELEYTQENFKNYLNQVLQLEAVACKDWLTNKVDRCVGGKVAKQQCAGPLQLPLNNVGVMALDYLGKEGIATTVGHSPVASLIDPAAGSRTAIAEALSNIIWAPIKDGLKGVSLSANWMWACKNEGEDARLYEAVQGCSDFAIELGINIPTGKDSLSMKQKYPNGDVIAPGTVIISAAGNCTDIRKVVEPVLKKDGGNIYYINLSEDAFKLGGSSFAQVLNRIGNDVPTIKNAANFKTTFNVLQDLIKEGKIQAGHDIGSGGLITTLLEMCFADVNLAADFDLSNLNENDTVKVLFSENIGIVFQADASVETVLAQNNISFFNIGKVKDGNTVTIKNGSQNLSVDVAEARDTWYKTSYLLDKKQSGELKAKERFENYKKQPLQFKFPEHFTGKKPVIDASKPRPKAAIIREKGSNSEREMANAMYLAGFDVKDVHMTDLISGRETLEDIQFIGAVGGFSNSDVLGSAKGWAGAFLYNEKAKTALDNFFRREDTLSVGICNGAQLFMELELINPEHEVHGKLRHNDSHKHESAFTSVSVLENNSVMLSTLAGSTLGVWISHGEGKFDLPYTEDKYNVVGKYGYENYPANPNGSFFNIAMLCDKTGRHLAMMPHIERSTFQWNWANYPEGRNDEVSPWHEAFVNARKWIENKI; translated from the coding sequence ATGATTCATTTCTTCGGAAACGAAAGCAATACTGTTTTTGCCGTTCAGACGCAAAACGAACTTTCTGCTCAAGACATTTCAAAATTAAACTGGCTTTTTGGCAACACCCATAAAATTGAAAAATCCGTACTAGCGGATTTTTTTGTTGGCCCACGAGCTGCAATGATTACTCCTTGGAGCACGAATGCCGTAGAGATTACTCAAAATATGGGTATCGAAGGCATTATCCGTATTGAGGAATTTAAAAAAGTCACTACTGATTTTTCTGATTTTGATCCGATGCTTTCTCAGAAATATTCTGAATTAGGACAGGAAATATATAGCATAAATATACAGCCGGAACCTATCCTTGAAATTGAAGATATTGCAGGCTTCAATACAAAAGAAGGACTGGCATTAAGCAAAGAGGAAGTTGACTATTTGGAAAATTTGTCCAAAAAACTAGGCAGAAAACTAACCGACTCTGAAGTATTTGGATTCTCACAAGTAAATTCAGAACACTGCCGCCATAAAATATTCAACGGAACCTTTATCATTGATGGAGAAGAAAAGCCTTCTTCCCTATTCAAGCTGATTAAGAAAACTTCCGCAGAAAATCCGAATGATATTGTTTCGGCCTATAAAGACAATGTAGCTTTCTTAAAAGGACCAAAAGTGCAACAATTCGCACCTAAATCCGCAGACAAGCCTGATTTTTACGAAACAAAAGATTTTGATTCTGTTATTTCGCTTAAAGCGGAAACACATAACTTCCCGACAACTGTTGAGCCTTTCAATGGTGCGGCAACCGGTTCCGGAGGAGAAATTCGTGACCGTCTGGCTGGCGGGCAAGGTTCTTTGCCTTTGGCGGGAACAGCAGTATACATGACCTCTTATTCCCGCCTGGAAGAAAACCGTCCATGGGAAAAAGCAATGGAAGAAAGAAAATGGCTATACCAAACGCCAATGGATATCCTAATCAAGGCTTCAAATGGAGCTTCTGATTTTGGGAATAAATTCGGACAGCCGTTAATTACGGGTTCAGTCCTGACATTTGAACACGAAGAAGAAAATAACCCTTCCAGCGTTCAAAACTCTGGCAGGGTTGACAAACTTGGTTACGACAAAGTCATCATGCTAGCCGGAGGAATTGGTTATGGAAAACAAGACCAGGCTATTAAGCAAAAGCCAAAAACCGGCGATAAAATCGTTATACTGGGTGGTGAAAATTACAGAATTGGTATGGGCGGTGCTGCAGTTTCTTCTGCAGATACCGGTGCTTTCAGTTCCGGAATCGAGTTGAATGCTATACAACGTTCCAATCCGGAAATGCAAAAACGTGCTGCAAATGCTATCCGTGGCCTTGTAGAAAGTGATGCGAATCCTATAGTTTCCATCCATGACCATGGAGCCGGAGGCCATTTAAACTGTCTTTCGGAATTGGTTGAAGAGACAGGAGGTCTGATTGATTTGGATAAACTTCCTGTAGGCGACCCTACACTTTCTGCCAAGGAAATCATTGGAAACGAATCTCAGGAAAGAATGGGATTGGTTATTGGCCAAAAAGATATCGATACTTTACAAAGAATAGCAGACCGTGAGCGTTCACCTATGTATCAGGTAGGTGATGTAACCGGAAACCACAGATTCACTTTTGAGTCGAAAACGACAGGAGCAAAACCGATGGATTTTGCTTTGGAAGATATGTTTGGAAGTTCACCTAAAATGGTAATGACCGACACTACTGTAAATCGAAACTATACCGAATTAGAGTATACTCAGGAAAATTTTAAAAATTATCTGAACCAGGTCTTGCAATTGGAAGCTGTGGCTTGTAAAGACTGGCTTACCAATAAAGTAGACCGTTGTGTTGGCGGAAAAGTTGCCAAACAACAATGTGCCGGACCATTGCAATTGCCTCTGAATAATGTTGGGGTTATGGCTCTGGATTATTTAGGAAAAGAAGGAATTGCAACCACCGTAGGCCATTCTCCTGTTGCCTCCTTAATTGACCCTGCTGCAGGAAGCCGCACGGCAATTGCAGAAGCATTGTCTAACATTATCTGGGCACCAATAAAAGACGGCTTAAAAGGAGTTTCACTTTCTGCCAACTGGATGTGGGCCTGTAAAAATGAAGGTGAAGATGCAAGATTATATGAAGCCGTTCAAGGGTGTTCTGATTTTGCAATAGAATTGGGCATCAACATCCCTACAGGAAAAGACTCCCTTTCAATGAAGCAGAAATACCCTAACGGAGATGTTATTGCTCCCGGAACGGTAATTATTTCGGCGGCAGGTAATTGTACCGATATCCGAAAAGTAGTCGAGCCAGTTCTGAAAAAAGACGGTGGCAATATCTATTATATCAACCTTTCAGAAGATGCTTTCAAATTGGGAGGTTCATCTTTTGCACAGGTTTTAAACAGAATAGGAAACGATGTTCCTACAATCAAAAATGCAGCCAATTTCAAGACTACTTTTAATGTCTTGCAAGACCTGATTAAGGAAGGAAAAATCCAGGCCGGACACGATATTGGAAGTGGTGGATTAATTACTACTTTACTGGAAATGTGTTTTGCAGATGTGAATCTGGCAGCTGATTTCGACCTGAGCAATCTGAATGAAAATGATACTGTAAAAGTTCTATTCTCTGAAAACATTGGAATTGTTTTCCAGGCAGATGCTTCTGTTGAAACTGTATTGGCGCAAAATAATATTTCTTTCTTCAATATTGGAAAAGTAAAAGATGGCAACACCGTAACTATCAAAAACGGAAGCCAAAATCTATCTGTAGATGTGGCTGAAGCACGTGACACATGGTACAAGACTTCGTATCTGTTAGACAAAAAACAGTCGGGAGAACTGAAAGCAAAAGAACGTTTTGAAAACTATAAAAAACAGCCTTTGCAATTTAAGTTCCCTGAACATTTTACAGGAAAAAAACCGGTAATTGACGCTTCAAAACCAAGACCAAAAGCCGCTATCATACGCGAAAAAGGAAGTAATTCTGAGCGTGAAATGGCCAATGCTATGTATTTAGCTGGTTTTGATGTAAAAGATGTCCATATGACCGACTTGATTTCGGGCCGTGAAACTCTCGAAGACATCCAATTCATTGGGGCTGTTGGAGGTTTTTCCAACTCCGATGTTTTAGGTTCTGCCAAAGGTTGGGCCGGTGCATTTTTATACAATGAAAAGGCAAAAACGGCTTTGGATAATTTTTTCAGAAGAGAAGACACGCTGTCTGTTGGAATCTGTAACGGGGCTCAATTGTTTATGGAATTGGAATTAATCAACCCGGAACATGAAGTACATGGAAAATTAAGACATAACGACTCTCACAAGCACGAAAGTGCCTTTACATCTGTGAGCGTTTTAGAAAATAATTCCGTAATGTTAAGCACATTAGCCGGAAGCACTTTAGGAGTTTGGATTTCGCATGGTGAAGGAAAATTTGATTTGCCTTATACTGAAGACAAATACAATGTTGTTGGAAAATATGGTTATGAAAATTACCCGGCTAATCCTAACGGTTCTTTCTTTAATATTGCCATGTTATGCGACAAAACCGGAAGACACCTGGCTATGATGCCGCATATTGAACGTTCAACTTTCCAATGGAACTGGGCAAATTATCCGGAAGGCAGAAACGATGAAGTTTCGCCTTGGCATGAAGCTTTTGTGAATGCAAGAAAATGGATTGAAAATAAAATCTGA
- a CDS encoding DUF1579 domain-containing protein, whose protein sequence is MKTNYIYLGALLLCLTACKKEVKVETTTTVPKDSVPTETVKSEPMDSIAMQKAWQEYMTPGEMHKKMAADVGTWDEELTFWMGPDDRLPHKSNATANTKMILNGLYQESVHTGNMMGQPFEGRSTLAYDNASKQYVSTWIDNMGTGIMVMRGNYDEASKTIKMEGEVTDPMTKKIKKVREVITVVDPNTQKVEMYDMTPDGKEFKSMEIMLKRKK, encoded by the coding sequence ATGAAAACAAACTACATTTATCTGGGTGCTTTGCTTCTGTGCCTGACGGCCTGTAAAAAAGAAGTCAAGGTTGAAACGACAACAACAGTACCAAAAGATTCTGTTCCAACAGAAACCGTAAAGTCTGAACCAATGGATTCGATTGCCATGCAAAAAGCCTGGCAGGAATACATGACACCGGGCGAAATGCACAAAAAAATGGCTGCTGACGTAGGAACCTGGGACGAAGAACTTACCTTCTGGATGGGACCTGACGATAGGTTGCCACACAAAAGCAATGCTACTGCCAATACCAAAATGATATTAAACGGTCTTTATCAGGAATCGGTGCATACCGGAAACATGATGGGACAGCCTTTTGAAGGGCGCAGTACTTTAGCCTATGATAATGCCTCCAAGCAATACGTTTCAACATGGATTGACAATATGGGAACGGGAATTATGGTTATGAGAGGAAATTATGACGAAGCTTCAAAAACAATTAAAATGGAAGGTGAAGTTACTGACCCGATGACAAAAAAAATTAAAAAAGTTCGTGAAGTCATTACCGTTGTCGACCCTAACACTCAAAAAGTGGAAATGTATGACATGACACCGGACGGAAAAGAATTTAAAAGTATGGAAATCATGCTGAAAAGAAAGAAATAA